One region of Alphaproteobacteria bacterium LSUCC0719 genomic DNA includes:
- a CDS encoding bifunctional riboflavin kinase/FAD synthetase — translation MDPSYNQNCETIDWSVGHPPLGGPELVAAIGNFDGVHRGHAEVISSAIEAARAHGLASAVVTFDPHPREFFRQDDAPFHLADRQEKDRLISALGVSRIIHVRFDDNLRCTDAAGFVTSVLPALGVKALFAGSDFAFGRGRGGDIATINDIGAGIGISATAVPLLSDPNSAVITSSRVRAALQDGEPERAAEMLGHDWSVTGVVQLGDQRGRTIGFPTANIPLGNLLHPAFGVYAVQIYDAAPGQPFRLLGNGVANIGVRPTVEDRGVLCEAHLFDQQPDLYGRRLAIGLKSFIRPERKFTGIDELTAQIAKDARAARALLPPIRQTA, via the coding sequence ATGGATCCTAGCTACAATCAAAACTGCGAAACCATCGACTGGAGTGTCGGCCACCCCCCTCTGGGTGGGCCGGAGCTGGTTGCCGCAATCGGAAATTTCGACGGTGTCCACCGCGGGCATGCCGAGGTGATCTCGTCTGCCATCGAAGCGGCGCGGGCGCATGGCCTTGCCTCGGCGGTTGTCACCTTTGATCCCCACCCTCGTGAATTTTTCCGGCAGGATGACGCGCCGTTCCACCTTGCCGACAGGCAGGAAAAGGACAGGCTGATCTCGGCCCTTGGTGTCAGCCGGATCATCCATGTCAGATTCGATGACAATCTGCGCTGCACCGATGCCGCGGGCTTTGTTACATCGGTGCTGCCGGCGCTGGGCGTAAAGGCGCTGTTTGCCGGGTCGGACTTTGCCTTTGGTCGCGGGCGTGGCGGGGATATCGCAACGATCAATGACATTGGTGCCGGTATCGGCATCAGCGCCACCGCTGTGCCGTTGCTGTCCGATCCCAACAGCGCCGTAATCACATCAAGCCGTGTGCGGGCCGCCCTTCAGGATGGTGAACCGGAGCGTGCGGCAGAAATGCTGGGCCATGACTGGTCGGTGACGGGTGTTGTGCAGCTTGGCGACCAGCGGGGTCGCACCATCGGGTTTCCGACAGCCAACATCCCGCTCGGCAATCTGCTGCATCCGGCCTTCGGGGTCTATGCGGTTCAGATCTATGACGCGGCGCCGGGCCAGCCATTCCGGCTTCTCGGCAATGGTGTGGCCAATATCGGCGTGCGACCGACAGTCGAGGATCGCGGCGTGCTGTGCGAGGCGCATCTGTTCGACCAGCAGCCCGACCTTTATGGACGCCGGCTTGCCATTGGCCTGAAATCCTTTATCCGCCCCGAGCGCAAATTTACCGGCATTGATGAATTGACGGCCCAGATTGCAAAGGATGCCCGCGCGGCGCGGGCCCTTCTGCCCCCCATCAGACAGACAGCCTGA
- the ileS gene encoding isoleucine--tRNA ligase produces the protein MSYKETVFLPRTDFPMRGGLPQKEPEILAQWQQIDIYRRLRETRADAELFVLHDGPPYANGQLHIGHALNKILKDVINRSQSMLGKNANYVPGWDCHGLPIEWKIEEQYRKKGKDKDEVPVKEFRQECRDFAAHWLAVQSDEFQRLGVLGDWDNPYTTMAFEAEATIAGELGRLVMDGSLYRGAKPVMWSPVEKTALAEAEIEYQDHTSVTIYARFPVQTPSHPALEGANIVIWTTTPWTMPGNRAMACGADIDYSVLRITALDEGALATRGDVICLATDLVAEVTAAIGIAETETLATLKGTDIEGTVSRHPMHEHGYDHDVPMLLADYVTTEQGTGFVHIAPGHGVEDYELAHLEHGIPLPDTVAEDGSLMDHLPVFAGLHVLRDNQKIAEIMAEHGGVIGIGKLFHSYPHSWRSKAPLVYRNTAQWFVSMESHGLRATAVAELGKTAFYPPAGQRRLTSMIEQRPDWCLSRQRAWGVPLTIFVNKATGEPLRDQAVIDRVVSAMREEGADCWFASDSSRFLGPDYNPDDFEKVVDILDVWFDSGSTHAFVLEERDDLASPADLYLEGSDQHRGWFHSSLLQSCATRGVAPYKGVLTHGFVLDEQGRKMSKSLGNVVTPQKIMDQNGADILRLWVVSSDYYNDLRIGPEIIKRTTDSYRRFRNTLRYLLGALDGFTADEAVGHDQMPALERWVLHRLAEIDDRIRVLTEGYDFHGIFTELHTLCNSDLSAFYFEIRKDRLYCDALDSVERRACRTVMNEVFERLTAWLAPILCFTAEEAWQSRVQDMENSVHLRSYDAIPAAWLDPALGARWDSIRQVRQVVTSALETARNDGAIGASLQAAPTVHVSADLAAAFEGEDAASLFITSAADISTDAAPADAFRLEGVKDVAVAFATASGDKCARCWRVMPEVTDSQEICQRCDDVVNAGT, from the coding sequence ATGAGTTACAAAGAAACGGTGTTCCTTCCGCGGACCGACTTTCCAATGCGGGGTGGCCTGCCACAAAAAGAACCCGAAATCCTGGCCCAGTGGCAGCAGATCGATATCTACAGGCGGCTTCGCGAAACCCGCGCCGATGCCGAACTTTTCGTGCTTCACGACGGTCCGCCCTATGCCAACGGGCAGCTTCATATCGGCCACGCGCTGAACAAGATCCTCAAGGATGTCATCAACCGGTCACAGTCGATGCTTGGCAAGAATGCCAACTATGTACCTGGCTGGGACTGTCATGGTCTGCCGATCGAATGGAAGATCGAGGAGCAATACCGCAAGAAGGGCAAGGACAAGGACGAGGTGCCGGTCAAGGAATTCCGTCAGGAATGCCGTGATTTCGCCGCCCACTGGCTTGCCGTGCAGTCCGATGAATTCCAGCGCCTTGGTGTGCTTGGTGACTGGGACAACCCCTATACGACGATGGCCTTTGAAGCCGAGGCGACAATCGCCGGCGAACTGGGACGCCTGGTGATGGATGGCAGCCTCTATCGCGGTGCCAAGCCGGTGATGTGGTCACCGGTCGAGAAGACGGCGCTTGCCGAGGCGGAAATCGAATATCAGGATCATACCTCTGTCACCATCTATGCGCGCTTTCCGGTGCAGACACCAAGCCATCCGGCGCTGGAAGGTGCGAACATCGTTATCTGGACAACGACCCCTTGGACCATGCCGGGCAACCGGGCGATGGCCTGCGGTGCCGACATCGACTATTCGGTATTGCGGATCACCGCGCTGGACGAGGGGGCGCTGGCGACCAGGGGTGATGTGATCTGTCTGGCGACGGATCTTGTTGCCGAGGTGACAGCCGCCATCGGCATTGCCGAAACCGAAACGCTGGCGACACTGAAAGGCACCGATATCGAAGGCACGGTCTCGCGTCATCCGATGCATGAGCATGGCTATGACCATGACGTGCCGATGCTGCTTGCCGATTATGTCACCACCGAGCAGGGAACAGGCTTTGTCCATATCGCCCCGGGTCACGGTGTCGAGGATTACGAACTGGCGCATCTTGAACATGGCATCCCGCTTCCCGACACGGTGGCGGAGGATGGCAGTCTGATGGACCATCTGCCGGTCTTTGCAGGCCTTCATGTGTTGCGTGACAATCAGAAGATCGCCGAGATCATGGCGGAACATGGCGGTGTGATCGGCATCGGCAAGCTTTTCCATTCCTATCCGCATTCCTGGCGGTCCAAGGCACCGCTTGTCTATCGCAATACGGCGCAATGGTTCGTGTCCATGGAATCGCATGGCCTTCGCGCCACCGCCGTTGCCGAACTTGGCAAGACAGCTTTCTATCCGCCGGCTGGCCAGCGTCGCCTGACCTCGATGATCGAGCAGCGTCCCGACTGGTGCCTGTCGCGCCAGCGCGCCTGGGGCGTGCCGCTCACCATCTTTGTCAACAAGGCCACCGGCGAGCCGCTTCGTGATCAGGCGGTGATCGACCGCGTTGTCTCCGCGATGCGCGAGGAAGGCGCTGATTGCTGGTTCGCCTCGGATTCATCGCGCTTCCTCGGGCCGGACTACAATCCCGATGATTTTGAAAAGGTCGTCGACATTCTCGATGTCTGGTTTGACTCCGGCTCGACGCACGCCTTCGTGCTGGAAGAACGTGACGATCTGGCAAGCCCGGCCGACCTCTATCTCGAAGGCTCGGACCAGCATCGTGGCTGGTTCCATTCATCGCTGCTGCAATCCTGCGCGACACGCGGTGTTGCGCCGTACAAGGGTGTGCTGACACATGGTTTCGTGCTGGATGAACAGGGCCGCAAGATGTCAAAATCGCTTGGCAATGTGGTCACGCCCCAGAAGATCATGGACCAGAATGGTGCCGATATCCTGCGGTTGTGGGTGGTCAGTTCCGATTATTACAATGATCTGCGGATTGGGCCGGAAATCATCAAGCGGACAACCGACAGCTATCGCCGGTTCCGCAACACGCTTCGCTATCTTCTCGGCGCGCTGGATGGCTTTACCGCTGACGAGGCCGTGGGTCATGATCAGATGCCGGCTCTCGAGCGGTGGGTTCTGCACCGGCTGGCGGAGATTGACGATCGTATCCGTGTGCTGACCGAAGGGTATGATTTCCACGGCATCTTCACCGAGCTTCACACCCTGTGCAACAGCGATCTGTCGGCCTTCTATTTCGAAATCCGCAAGGATCGCCTGTATTGTGACGCGCTGGATTCGGTCGAGCGCCGCGCCTGCCGGACAGTGATGAACGAGGTGTTCGAACGGCTGACGGCGTGGCTGGCGCCCATTCTGTGTTTCACCGCCGAGGAAGCCTGGCAGTCGCGGGTTCAGGACATGGAAAACTCGGTCCATCTTCGCAGCTATGATGCGATTCCCGCGGCCTGGCTTGATCCGGCGCTTGGCGCGCGCTGGGACTCTATCCGGCAGGTTCGTCAGGTGGTGACAAGCGCGCTTGAGACAGCGCGTAATGACGGCGCCATCGGGGCCTCGCTTCAGGCGGCCCCGACCGTGCATGTAAGTGCCGATCTTGCGGCCGCCTTCGAGGGCGAGGATGCGGCAAGTCTTTTCATCACCTCGGCTGCGGATATCAGCACCGACGCGGCACCTGCCGACGCTTTTCGGCTGGAAGGTGTCAAGGATGTGGCGGTGGCCTTCGCCACGGCCAGCGGTGACAAATGTGCCCGGTGCTGGCGGGTCATGCCGGAGGTCACGGACAGTCAGGAAATCTGTCAGCGCTGCGATGATGTGGTGAATGCAGGAACCTGA
- the lspA gene encoding signal peptidase II produces MQEPDDTQGLNGRRPVLVTGLAVLVADLVTKQLMLGWIFDPPQRVEVLPFLNFVPVWNPGISFGMLADAGGVMPLLLTVLAFAVAAWMVWKAPAFQRLERFGAGLIAGGAVGNALDRVRFGKVVDFIDVYVQTWHWPAFNIADAAITVGALLWIVSLFVERENGPT; encoded by the coding sequence ATGCAGGAACCTGACGATACACAAGGGCTGAATGGCCGCCGTCCGGTGCTGGTGACCGGGCTGGCGGTGCTTGTCGCCGACCTGGTGACCAAACAGCTGATGCTCGGCTGGATCTTCGATCCGCCGCAACGTGTTGAAGTCCTGCCGTTCCTGAATTTCGTGCCTGTCTGGAATCCCGGCATCAGTTTCGGCATGCTGGCCGACGCCGGCGGCGTGATGCCGCTGCTGTTGACTGTGCTGGCTTTTGCGGTGGCGGCATGGATGGTCTGGAAGGCGCCGGCTTTTCAACGACTGGAACGCTTTGGGGCCGGGTTGATCGCCGGCGGTGCTGTTGGCAACGCACTGGATCGTGTTCGCTTTGGCAAGGTGGTTGATTTTATCGACGTTTATGTTCAAACATGGCATTGGCCGGCGTTCAATATCGCCGACGCCGCGATTACTGTCGGGGCGTTGTTGTGGATCGTCAGCCTGTTTGTCGAGCGAGAGAATGGACCGACATGA
- a CDS encoding DUF3035 domain-containing protein, whose product MTYSNNPALAGADHNNPRIRRRAGRVAVTCLLLAGFGLAASGCTGFRKAIGEEKSSPDEFEVVVRPPLSLPPNFFASSKQLTETAPKAATSNDSPIDARSVAAAALGASEGRAADNYEQLFNFAAVPENIREIVDEETYGIRFERRIPLQILFGGLPDIGPVLDKFAEDQRLRRAIREGKSATDGGSPALDVLDDKSVTIGN is encoded by the coding sequence ATGACCTATTCGAACAATCCGGCCCTGGCTGGTGCAGACCACAACAATCCCCGGATACGCCGCCGCGCCGGTCGTGTGGCGGTAACCTGCCTCCTGCTTGCCGGGTTCGGGCTTGCGGCCAGCGGATGCACCGGGTTTCGCAAGGCCATCGGCGAGGAAAAATCATCGCCTGATGAATTCGAGGTGGTTGTCCGCCCCCCATTGTCGCTGCCCCCGAATTTCTTTGCCAGCTCGAAACAGCTGACCGAAACCGCGCCGAAGGCTGCCACGTCGAATGACAGCCCGATCGATGCACGGTCGGTTGCCGCCGCCGCTCTCGGGGCGAGCGAGGGCAGGGCGGCCGACAATTACGAGCAGCTGTTCAATTTTGCCGCGGTGCCCGAAAACATCCGCGAAATTGTTGACGAGGAAACCTACGGCATCCGTTTCGAAAGACGCATCCCGTTGCAGATCCTGTTTGGCGGCCTTCCGGATATCGGGCCTGTGCTTGACAAATTCGCCGAGGATCAGCGGCTTCGCCGTGCTATTCGTGAAGGCAAGTCCGCCACCGATGGCGGATCGCCGGCGCTGGACGTTCTCGATGACAAGTCGGTAACGATCGGCAACTAG
- the mutL gene encoding DNA mismatch repair endonuclease MutL: protein MSGIRQLPDTLVDQIAAGEVVERPASALKELVENALDAGASRVDITLQRGGIDEIIVRDDGHGMSPADLSLAIRRHATSKLPDSRLDEIRFLGFRGEALPSIGAVSQLAITSVTADEPHAWQITVDAGRVAPPQPAALARGTTAEVRQLFKAVPARLKFLKTERTEQGRCLDIVRRLAMAWPGVGFTLKGDGRALLDLAPQSDDDTGLQRRLSDVLGRTFGAEALVIDARRDEAMLGGLAGLPTMNRPTPASIFLFVNGRPVQDRSLLGAVRAGYGDTLPRGRYPMAALFLHLPATALDVNVHPAKSEVRFRDASGVRSLLVGAISAQLRDHGVQTTAEGATTATRLFSGSGRAGSRGFAAPPAPAYAGPVADWQAPLTEPVQSSLAGDMPPTARSTGDQADDTVGDDTLLGAARAQLHKTYIVAETRDGITIIDQHAAHERLVMERMKAALAADGVAVQALLIPEVVDLPSDQRQAVLDEAGFLAGLGLEIEGFGEGSILVRGIPALLGTPDATRLVSDIAEELVELGGSQVLEDKIGHVLATVACHGSVRAGRRLNDAEMNALLREMEDTPNSGQCNHGRPTWVRLSLADVERLFGRR from the coding sequence ATGTCCGGGATCCGGCAACTTCCCGACACGCTGGTTGATCAGATTGCTGCCGGAGAGGTTGTCGAACGACCGGCGAGCGCTCTCAAGGAACTTGTCGAAAACGCCCTTGATGCCGGCGCCAGCCGCGTCGACATCACGCTGCAACGCGGCGGCATAGACGAAATCATAGTCCGTGACGACGGGCATGGCATGTCGCCTGCCGACCTGTCGCTGGCAATCCGGCGCCATGCCACATCAAAGCTTCCCGACAGTCGGCTTGACGAGATCAGGTTTCTGGGATTTCGCGGCGAGGCCCTGCCGTCGATCGGGGCGGTGTCGCAGCTTGCCATTACTTCTGTCACCGCTGATGAGCCTCATGCCTGGCAGATCACTGTCGATGCCGGACGCGTTGCGCCGCCCCAACCGGCGGCTCTTGCCCGCGGCACCACTGCCGAGGTCCGGCAGCTGTTCAAGGCGGTTCCGGCGCGGCTGAAATTCCTGAAGACCGAGCGCACCGAGCAGGGGCGCTGTCTTGATATCGTAAGGCGTCTTGCGATGGCCTGGCCCGGGGTGGGGTTTACCCTGAAAGGCGATGGAAGGGCGCTTCTTGATCTGGCGCCGCAATCGGATGACGACACGGGTCTGCAGCGCCGCCTGTCCGATGTCCTGGGACGTACATTCGGGGCCGAGGCGCTGGTGATTGATGCCAGACGGGACGAGGCAATGCTTGGCGGGCTGGCGGGCCTGCCGACAATGAACAGGCCGACACCAGCCTCGATCTTCCTGTTCGTGAATGGCCGTCCGGTTCAGGATCGTTCGCTGCTTGGGGCGGTGCGTGCCGGATATGGCGATACCTTGCCGCGTGGGCGCTATCCGATGGCGGCGCTGTTCCTTCATCTGCCGGCAACGGCTCTTGACGTCAATGTCCATCCGGCGAAGTCGGAAGTCAGGTTCCGTGATGCGTCGGGCGTGCGCTCGCTTCTTGTCGGGGCGATATCGGCACAGCTTCGCGATCATGGGGTGCAGACAACGGCAGAGGGCGCGACGACGGCAACACGGCTGTTTTCCGGATCCGGGCGCGCCGGAAGCCGGGGATTTGCGGCCCCACCGGCACCAGCCTATGCCGGGCCGGTTGCCGACTGGCAGGCACCGCTGACAGAGCCGGTACAGTCTTCGCTTGCCGGTGACATGCCGCCGACCGCCCGATCAACAGGAGATCAGGCAGACGACACTGTCGGTGACGACACGCTTCTCGGCGCGGCGCGGGCACAGCTTCACAAGACCTATATTGTTGCCGAGACACGCGACGGCATAACCATCATCGACCAGCATGCCGCGCATGAACGGCTTGTGATGGAACGGATGAAGGCGGCGCTTGCCGCCGATGGGGTGGCGGTCCAGGCGCTGCTGATCCCCGAGGTTGTGGATCTGCCATCCGATCAGCGGCAGGCGGTTCTCGACGAAGCTGGGTTTCTGGCCGGGCTGGGGCTGGAGATCGAAGGCTTTGGCGAGGGCAGTATTCTGGTTCGTGGCATCCCGGCTCTTCTCGGGACGCCGGATGCAACGCGCCTTGTCAGCGACATCGCCGAAGAGCTGGTCGAGCTTGGTGGCAGTCAGGTTCTGGAAGACAAGATCGGACACGTTCTGGCGACAGTGGCCTGCCACGGGTCGGTGCGGGCCGGGCGGCGGCTCAACGATGCCGAGATGAACGCGCTTTTGCGGGAAATGGAAGACACACCAAATTCCGGACAGTGCAATCATGGGCGTCCGACCTGGGTTCGGCTTTCACTTGCCGATGTGGAACGGCTGTTCGGGCGTCGCTGA
- the rsmD gene encoding 16S rRNA (guanine(966)-N(2))-methyltransferase RsmD, with translation MRIIAGRHRGTKLAQPGGADTRPTGDRVRESLFNILEGGRFGDVLRGAIVIDAFAGTGALGLEALSRGSAQASFIERDQAALSVLRANIARLGRADDSRVIAGDATSLARWQGMPASLVFADAPYGSGDGLGAAARLVDIGAVAAGALIILETEKSEQPDSAALTAAGLTQMDDRRYGRARLHFLQSAI, from the coding sequence ATGCGGATCATCGCCGGCCGACATCGCGGCACAAAACTGGCCCAGCCCGGCGGCGCTGACACCAGGCCGACCGGCGACCGGGTGCGCGAATCGCTTTTCAACATTCTTGAAGGCGGTCGTTTCGGTGATGTGCTGCGAGGGGCCATCGTCATTGATGCCTTTGCCGGCACCGGTGCGCTGGGGCTTGAAGCGCTGTCGCGCGGCAGTGCCCAGGCAAGTTTCATCGAACGTGACCAGGCCGCGCTGTCGGTTCTTCGCGCCAATATCGCCCGGCTTGGCCGCGCCGATGACAGCCGGGTCATTGCCGGCGACGCCACCTCGCTGGCCAGATGGCAGGGCATGCCGGCGTCACTTGTCTTTGCCGATGCGCCCTATGGCAGCGGTGACGGACTCGGCGCGGCAGCGCGGCTTGTGGATATCGGGGCTGTGGCAGCAGGTGCGCTGATCATTCTGGAGACCGAAAAATCCGAACAGCCCGACAGCGCGGCGCTGACGGCAGCCGGCCTGACGCAGATGGATGATCGCCGCTATGGTCGGGCCAGACTTCATTTTCTGCAATCCGCCATCTGA
- a CDS encoding pseudouridine synthase: protein MSDKPSFTLDGPAASERIAKHIARAGICSRREAEKRIEDGRVTVNGETVTSPALNVSAADSITVDGKPLPTRQPARLWRYHKPRGLIVTARDDKGRQTIFDTFPDTMPRVLSVGRLDLDSEGLLLLTNDGDLARHLELPSTGWSRKYRVRVQGQVDPEALPRLADGITIDGIRYGKVAAQLDRQMASNAWLSIAIREGKNREVRKIMEHLGHHVSRLIRVSYGPFQLGDLASGAIEPVKPRVLADQLGLVPETPTSQGGDAAPTANRHRKKPFRGPRHADHRRPTSRHKTGPARRR from the coding sequence ATGAGCGACAAACCCTCCTTTACCCTCGACGGACCCGCCGCATCGGAACGGATTGCCAAACATATCGCGCGCGCCGGTATCTGTTCACGCCGGGAAGCCGAGAAACGGATCGAAGATGGCCGGGTCACCGTCAATGGCGAGACTGTGACGAGTCCGGCGCTGAATGTCAGCGCCGCCGACAGCATCACCGTCGATGGCAAGCCGCTTCCCACGCGCCAGCCGGCACGCCTGTGGCGCTATCACAAACCGCGTGGCCTGATTGTCACCGCACGGGATGACAAGGGACGCCAGACCATCTTTGACACCTTTCCCGACACCATGCCGCGGGTGCTGTCGGTTGGCAGGCTCGATCTTGATTCCGAGGGGCTGCTTCTGCTGACCAATGATGGCGATCTGGCGCGGCATCTGGAACTTCCCAGTACGGGATGGAGCCGCAAATACCGGGTTCGTGTACAGGGACAGGTTGATCCCGAAGCCCTGCCACGGCTTGCCGACGGCATCACCATTGACGGTATTCGGTATGGAAAGGTGGCAGCCCAGCTCGACCGGCAGATGGCCAGCAACGCCTGGCTGAGCATCGCCATTCGCGAGGGCAAGAATCGCGAAGTGCGGAAAATCATGGAGCATCTTGGGCATCATGTCAGTCGCCTCATCCGGGTTTCCTACGGCCCCTTCCAGCTTGGTGATCTGGCTTCCGGCGCGATTGAACCGGTAAAGCCGCGGGTGCTTGCCGATCAGCTGGGGCTGGTGCCGGAGACGCCAACATCACAGGGCGGAGATGCGGCGCCAACCGCCAACCGCCATCGCAAAAAGCCATTTCGAGGACCACGACATGCGGATCATCGCCGGCCGACATCGCGGCACAAAACTGGCCCAGCCCGGCGGCGCTGA
- a CDS encoding nucleoside deaminase, translated as MTESSERPDIMALILAEAEAAGVAGEVPVAAAVTDPSGAVIALAQNRMKRDSNALRHAELVALDMAMTVRGDERLDGCDLWVTLEPCTMCAGAISLARIRRLYFAAHDVKAGAVEAGVRFFASAACHHRPEIYGGLSETKSASLLRAFFAERR; from the coding sequence ATGACCGAATCCTCTGAACGTCCCGACATCATGGCGCTGATTCTGGCCGAGGCCGAGGCTGCCGGCGTGGCGGGAGAGGTGCCTGTGGCCGCTGCTGTGACCGATCCGTCGGGTGCTGTCATCGCGCTGGCGCAGAACCGCATGAAGCGCGACTCGAACGCGCTGCGGCATGCCGAACTGGTGGCGCTCGACATGGCGATGACCGTGCGGGGTGATGAACGGCTTGACGGGTGCGATCTCTGGGTGACGCTGGAGCCATGCACGATGTGCGCCGGGGCCATCTCGCTGGCCCGGATCCGGCGGCTCTATTTCGCCGCGCATGACGTCAAGGCTGGCGCGGTCGAGGCCGGTGTCAGGTTTTTTGCCAGCGCGGCCTGCCACCACCGGCCCGAAATATACGGGGGTCTGTCCGAAACAAAGTCGGCATCGCTTCTTCGCGCCTTTTTTGCCGAACGACGCTGA
- the purD gene encoding phosphoribosylamine--glycine ligase — protein sequence MKILLIGSGGREHALAWAIAGSALTDELIIAPGSAAMASLGRCVDVGVDDLDGMLALANDIQPDLVVVGPEAPLVAGLVDRLTAAGHAAFGPDASAAQLEGSKAFAREACARFGIPQPGFTVCRDMDSAIAAITAVGGACVVKADGLAAGKGVVVADTADEAVAAATEMLDGRFGESGRTLLIEERIAGPEASLFALIDGPNALFMGSAQDHKRAFDGDKGPNTGGMGAVSPAPRLTEALQRQVMEQIVAPLATGMAAEGTPYRGILYVGLMLTDSGPQVIEFNCRLGDPEAQVILPRLRSDLVAAMLATIDGTLGHLSLRWDDGAAVTVVMATNGYPGEYEKGSVIAGTDTACDGDDVILFHAGTTIDGDGTLRAAGGRVLAVTGLGSDVAAARSAAYDAVTAIDWPGGFYRRDIAAGQG from the coding sequence ATGAAAATACTTCTTATCGGCAGCGGCGGCCGTGAACATGCTCTTGCCTGGGCCATTGCCGGATCAGCGCTGACCGACGAACTGATCATCGCACCGGGAAGCGCCGCGATGGCATCGCTGGGCCGCTGTGTCGATGTCGGAGTGGACGATCTTGACGGGATGCTGGCGCTTGCCAACGACATCCAGCCTGATCTGGTTGTTGTCGGCCCCGAGGCACCCCTTGTCGCAGGACTTGTCGACAGGCTGACCGCCGCCGGGCACGCCGCCTTTGGACCGGACGCGAGCGCCGCACAGCTTGAAGGGTCGAAGGCGTTCGCCCGCGAGGCCTGCGCACGATTTGGCATTCCCCAGCCCGGATTCACCGTCTGTCGTGACATGGACAGTGCGATTGCCGCCATCACCGCTGTCGGCGGCGCCTGTGTGGTCAAGGCGGATGGGCTGGCCGCTGGCAAGGGTGTTGTTGTTGCCGACACCGCCGACGAGGCTGTCGCCGCGGCGACCGAAATGCTGGATGGCAGATTCGGCGAGTCCGGCAGGACATTGCTGATCGAAGAGCGGATTGCCGGGCCCGAAGCGTCGCTTTTCGCCTTGATCGACGGACCGAATGCCCTGTTCATGGGGAGCGCGCAGGACCACAAACGCGCCTTTGACGGCGACAAGGGGCCAAATACCGGCGGCATGGGCGCTGTTTCACCGGCACCGCGTCTGACCGAAGCGCTGCAAAGGCAGGTCATGGAACAGATCGTGGCACCACTTGCCACGGGCATGGCGGCTGAAGGCACGCCCTATCGGGGCATTCTCTATGTCGGGTTGATGCTGACCGACAGCGGCCCGCAGGTCATTGAATTCAACTGCCGTCTTGGCGACCCGGAAGCGCAGGTCATCCTGCCCCGGCTGCGCTCCGATCTGGTGGCGGCAATGCTTGCCACCATCGACGGCACGCTTGGGCATCTCTCGCTGCGGTGGGATGATGGCGCGGCGGTAACCGTAGTGATGGCAACAAACGGCTATCCGGGAGAGTATGAAAAGGGAAGCGTCATTGCCGGCACCGACACTGCCTGTGACGGGGATGATGTCATCCTGTTTCATGCCGGAACGACGATTGACGGTGACGGCACCCTGCGCGCGGCTGGCGGGCGGGTTCTGGCGGTAACCGGCCTTGGTAGCGATGTGGCGGCGGCCCGCAGCGCCGCCTATGACGCGGTTACGGCCATCGACTGGCCCGGCGGGTTCTATCGCCGCGATATCGCTGCCGGCCAGGGATAG